In a single window of the Coffea eugenioides isolate CCC68of chromosome 3, Ceug_1.0, whole genome shotgun sequence genome:
- the LOC113764590 gene encoding KIN14B-interacting protein At4g14310, with the protein MSTMSSVRRLKERGGGGGGAKITATAATTTLKHPKSLTPQSEKPLFSRGCGSKESLKRPAGKENSRPTSRGRAAMVQSQKPIMKAMPRMDKISAANGVGNGFHGFANNGVEGRPRWSTSSVPVQVSVQRGRSSSPSEFNRGLLSSGKSRNSSVEKKRGSFKCLNEKVGENSELLEGGAENLIKSGEVYDEKEVNLSSNSVKFKLDDSDEKLNLIRNVKIENIKDEKVESCLGNGVEFSQKESKSSSLMKHEERDGGELSLMIPKERDGGELRGSIMGNKAAGLSGTLKEKDVSEINSKESKTKESKIMNRSGGVLKIKDGNGNGVSGSSANVKYPSKLHEKLAFLEGKVRRIASDIKRTKEMLDLNNPDNSRMILSDIQEKITGIEKAMGSVGNNDDDLKANVVASSEIDVEKVKASEKMQVNKVDEGKSLVKALNANELEARLFPHHKLLRDRTSQKSASESAESHKIEVVVTDGELKVEKSISPVDENPIAMEFLASLSQGRCEDTIRVGTFGPEISEVQETDGAVTSRENNRLSDSLNGKGSFDLTLLADEKLEEFDDQENMSRMIIEEETEDSSLYELNQIGQKMTTGGWFVSEGESVLLAHDDGSCSFYDIINSEGKATYKPPHGVSPNMWRDCWLIRAPSADGCSGRYVVAASAGNSVVSGFCSWDFYTKEVRAFHAETGLSTARTALAPLPNNTIFRRNVLSTSIAPENQQWWYRPCGPLIVSAASSQRMVRVYDVRDGEHIMKWELQKPVLGMDYSSPLQWRNRGKVVIAESEAISLWDVSSLHPQALSSISSSNRKIDALHVNNTDAELGGGVRQRVSSSEAEGNDGVFCTSDFINVLDFRQPSGIGLKIPKVGVDVQSTFSRGDSVFMGCTNLRSAGRKQHCSQIQQFSLRKQRLYSTYVVPESNAHSHFTAITQVWGNSELVIGVNGQGLFVFDALKDDVLQSLDTDSGKDMWNVREVIGPDDLYSPSFDYLASRVLLVSRDRPALWRYLS; encoded by the exons atgTCTACTATGTCATCAGTTCGCCGGCTTAAGGAacgcggcggcggcggcggcggagCGAAGATCACTGCCACCGCCGCCACCACCACATTGAAACACCCAAAATCCCTCACCCCACAATCTGAAAAACCTCTTTTCAGCCGTGGCTGCGGCAGTAAAGAGAGTCTCAAGAGGCCCGCCGGAAAGGAGAACTCAAGGCCTACATCTAGGGGCCGGGCGGCGATGGTGCAATCCCAGAAGCCAATCATGAAAGCCATGCCTAGGATGGATAAAATATCTGCCGCAAATGGAGTGGGTAATGGCTTTCATGGGTTTGCCAATAACGGGGTTGAAGGACGTCCTCGATGGTCGACTTCATCGGTGCCGGTGCAGGTGTCGGTGCAGAGAGGTAGGAGTTCTAGCCCTTCCGAGTTTAATAGAGGTTTATTGAGTTCTGGGAAATCTAGGAATTCGTCTGTGGAGAAAAAAAGAGGGAGCTTTAAGTGTTTGAATGAGAAAGTGGGTGAAAACAGTGAGCTTCTGGAGGGGGGTGCAGAGAATTTAATAAAAAGTGGTGAAGTTTATGATGAAAAAGAGGTTAATTTGAGCTCAAACTCGGTAAAATTCAAGTTGGATGATTCTGATGAAAAGCTGAATTTGATTAGGAACGTGAAAATTGAGAATATTAAGGATGAAAAGGTGGAATCTTGTTTGGGAAATGGTGTTGAATTTAGTCAAAAAGAATCAAAATCTTCGAGTTTGATGAAGCATGAAGAAAGAGATGGTGGTGAATTGAGTTTGATGATTCCTAAAGAAAGAGATGGCGGTGAATTGAGGGGCTCCATAATGGGGAATAAAGCAGCTGGATTGTCTGGGACATTGAAGGAAAAAGACGTTAGTGAAATTAATTCCAAGGAATCAAAAACTAAGGAGTCAAAAATAATGAACAGATCGGGTGGTGTTTTGAAGATTAAAGATGGAAATGGAAATGGGGTCAGTGGTTCAAGTGCCAATGTTAAGTATCCAAGTAAACTTCATGAAAAGCTTGCTTTTTTGGAAGGGAAGGTGAGGAGGATTGCCTCAGATATCAAGAGAACAAAGGAGATGCTGGATTTGAACAATCCCGATAATTCAAGGATGATTTTGTCTGATATCCAGGAAAAGATTACAGGGATTGAGAAGGCAATGGGTAGTGTTGGCAACAACGATGATGATCTGAAGGCTAATGTGGTAGCAAGTTCTGAGATTGATGTTGAGAAAGTTAAAGCATCGGAGAAGATGCAAGTGAACAAAGTGGATGAAGGAAAGAGTTTGGTTAAGGCGTTGAATGCAAATGAATTAGAAGCAAGATTGTTTCCACATCATAAGTTACTTAGAGATAGGACATCGCAGAAATCAGCCTCTGAAAGTGCTGAAAGTCACAAGATTGAAGTTGTAGTGACAGATGGTGAATTGAAAGTAGAGAAGTCAATAAGTCCTGTTGATGAGAATCCTATTGCTATGGAGTTCTTGGCTTCCCTCAGTCAGGGGAGGTGTGAGGATACAATAAGAGTTGGGACTTTTGGTCCGGAGATTAGTGAAGTCCAAGAGACGGATGGAGCTGTAACTTCCAGAGAGAATAATCGTCTCTCAGACTCTCTGAATGGAAAAGGTTCATTTGATCTTACACTGCTAGCAGATGAAAAGCTTGAAGAGTTTGACGACCAAGAAAACATGTCGCGAATGATTATTGAAGAAGAGACAGAAGATAGTTCTTTGTATGAGTTGAATCAAATTGGACAGAAGATGACAACAGGAGGTTGGTTTGTGTCAGAGGGAGAATCAGTTCTTCTTGCTCATGATGATGGTTCGTGTTCCTTCTATGACATAATTAATAGTGAG GGAAAGGCTACTTACAAGCCCCCTCATGGAGTTTCTCCAAATATGTGGAGAGATTGTTGGTTAATCCGTGCTCCTAGTGCAGATGGTTGTTCTGGACGATATGTTGTTGCTGCATCTGCTGGGAATTCAGTGGTCTCAGGTTTTTGCTCGTGGGATTTTTATACCAAAGAAGTACGTGCTTTTCATGCTGAAACTGGACTTTCTACTGCTAGAACAGCCCTTGCTCCCCTTCCTAATAACACAATTTTCAGAAGAAATGTGTTGTCAACAAGTATTGCTCCAGAGAACCAACAGTGGTGGTATAGACCCTGTGGACCGCTTATTGTTTCTGCAGCTAGTTCTCAGAGGATGGTACGAGTTTATGACGTTCGTGATGGAGAGCACATAATGAAATGGGAGCTGCAGAAACCTGTGCTGGGAATGGATTACTCTAGCCCTTTGCAGTGGAGAAATAGAGGAAAGGTAGTCATTGCTGAATCAGAAGCTATTTCCCTTTGGGATGTCAGCTCCCTTCATCCTCAAGCATTGTCATCTATTTCGTCTTCCAACCGGAAAATTGATGCTCTTCACGTGAACAATACGGATGCTGAATTGGGCGGAGGAGTTCGACAGAG AGTGAGCTCCTCTGAGGCTGAAGGCAATGATGGTGTTTTCTGCACCTCAGATTTCATCAATGTATTAGATTTTCGCCAACCATCTGGAATAGGCCTTAAGATTCCTAAAGTTGGTGTTGATGTGCAGTCAACTTTCTCACGTGGTGATTCTGTATTTATGGGCTGCACTAATTTAAGGTCAGCAGGAAGAAAGCAGCATTGCTCTCAAATCCAACAATTTTCCTTGCGCAAACAGAGGCTTTATAGCACCTATGTTGTACCAGAATCAAATGCTCACTCCCATTTCACAGCTATTACTCAAGTTTGGGGAAATTCTGAACTCGTCATAGGAGTTAACGGACAAGGCCTCTTTGTATTTGATGCCCTGAAAGATGATGTATTGCAGTCACTTGATACTGATTCTGGTAAAGACATGTGGAATGTCAGAGAGGTGATTGGACCAGATGACTTGTATTCGCCTTCTTTTGACTACCTAGCTTCTCGTGTTCTCCTTGTATCTAGAGATCGCCCGGCTCTTTGGAGGTATTTATCATAG
- the LOC113766844 gene encoding long-chain-alcohol oxidase FAO1, whose amino-acid sequence MEKDQCHPSLRGGRRETKYSHGFSSSELEALTGICEAFIPPLPSNNSPEIVGKDGKTKEAIQSFYKSSGAQYPIPDEVAELAVKRGFLEAVILVRILLIILSTRLGTLLLSGTLCFGEKWPYINKFSDIPVENREKIIQKWFKHRFLTPIRLPFVFIKFLCLYAFFTQVWDDLKNPAWEAMDYQVDNRKDSSTTPHEKPLMKGMVETTHETESTIVSSLVQKGLRVKEDPKEKLYKIKCDVVIVGSGCGGGVAAAVLAKSGQKVVVIEKGNYFTKTDYSSLEGPSMNELYESGGILATLDGKMMMLAGSTVGGGSAVNWSACIKTPMSVLQEWANDCQIPLFTSSQYTSAMDTVSQRIGVTEKCSEEGFQNQILRRGCEKLGLEVESVPRNSSENHYCGSCNYGCRTGDKKGTDSTWLVDAVACGAVIITGCKTEKFVLEKNKYGRSRKSKCLGVIAKCLNGDIRNRLCIEAKVTISACGSLLTPPLMISSGLTNQHIGRNLHLHPVLMAWGYFPESDSELKGKIYEGGIITSVHKVGSDDSSVRALIESPALGPASFAALRPWESGLESKKRILKYARTAHLFSMIRDRGSGEVRSEGRISYTFDATDKENLTAGLRQALRILVAAGAVEVGTLQSNGQKFKCKGTSERELEEFLDEVTAAGGPKSLVQNWTTYFSAHQMGSCRMGKSEKVGAVDENGESWEAEGLFVCDASVLPGAVGVNPMITIQSTAYCLSNKIAEILKERKFSD is encoded by the exons atggaaaaagatCAGTGCCATCCTTCGCTGAGGGGAGGGAGAAGAGAAACAAAATACAGCCATGGTTTTTCTTCATCAGAATTGGAGGCTTTAACTGGTATTTGTGAGGCCTTTATACCACCTTTGCCGTCGAATAATTCTCCAGAGATCGTTGGGAAAGATGGCAAAACTAAAGAAGCTATTCAGTCTTTTTACAAATCTTCAGGCGCTCAGTACCCAATCCCTGACGAG GTTGCTGAACTTGCGGTGAAGAGAGGGTTTCTTGAGGCTGTGATCTTGGTAAGAATCCTGTTGATAATTCTTTCAACAAGGCTGGGGACTTTGTTGCTAAGTGGTACCCTGTGTTTTGGTGAAAAATGGCCATACATCAACAAGTTTTCAGACATCCCAGTTGAAAACAGAGAGAAAATTATCCAGAAATGGTTCAAGCATAGGTTCCTTACTCCCATCAGGCTGCCATTTGTATTTATCAAGTTCTTGTGTCTTTACGCCTTCTTCACTCAG GTATgggatgatttaaaaaatccaGCATGGGAAGCCATGGACTATCAGGTGGATAATCGCAAGGACTCATCAACTACGCCACATGAGAAACCTCTAATGAAAGGTATGGTAGAGACCACGCACGAAACTGAGTCGACCATCGTCAGTTCCCTAGTCCAGAAAGGCCTCAGAGTCAAGGAGGATCCTAAAGAGAAGCTCTACAAGATCAAATGTGATGTAGTAATAGTTGGTTCAGGGTGTGGTGGAGGAGTTGCGGCTGCTGTTCTTGCAAAATCTGGCCAGAAAGTAGTTGTCATCGAGAAAGGAAATTATTTCACTAAGACAGACTACTCTTCCCTAGAAGGACCCTCCATGAATGAATTATATGAATCAGGAGGAATCCTTGCAACGCTGGATGGAAAGATGATGATGCTAGCAGGATCAACAGTAGGGGGTGGCTCTGCTGTTAATTGGTCAGCTTGCATCAAAACACCTATGTCTGTGCTCCAGGAATGGGCCAATGATTGCCAAATTCCACTTTTCACAAGTTCCCAATATACATCTGCCATGGATACAGTTTCTCAAAGAATTGGTGTTACAGAGAAATGTAGTGAAGAGGGGTTCCAGAACCAGATCCTCCGTCGGGGTTGTGAAAAGCTTGGGCTTGAAGTTGAATCTGTGCCAAGGAACTCCTCGGAAAACCACTACTGTGGTTCTTGTAACTATGGTTGTAGAACAGGAGATAAAAAAGGAACTGATTCAACTTGGCTGGTGGATGCTGTGGCTTGTGGTGCAGTGATTATAACAGGATGCAAAACTGAGAAGTTTGTACTCGAAAAGAATAAATATGGGAGATCAAGAAAGAGTAAATGTTTGGGAGTGATTGCCAAGTGTTTGAATGGAGATATCAGAAACAGACTATGCATTGAAGCAAAAGTGACAATCTCAGCATGTGGATCTCTTTTGACTCCTCCTCTAATGATCTCTAGTGGTCTGACGAATCAACATATTGGAAGGAATCTTCATCTACATCCAGTATTAATGGCTTGGGGATACTTTCCAGAGTCCGATTCAGAACTTAAGGGAAAAATCTACGAGGGAGGCATTATCACCTCTGTCCATAAAGTGGGATCGGATGATTCCAGTGTAAGAGCCCTTATAGAATCGCCTGCTTTAGGACCAGCATCATTTGCAGCATTACGCCCTTGGGAATCCGGGcttgaatcaaagaaaaggaTACTGAAGTATGCCAGAACTGCTCATTTGTTTTCGATGATTAGAGACAGAGGATCAGGAGAAGTCAGGTCAGAGGGAAGGATAAGCTATACATTCGATGCAACAGACAAAGAGAACCTCACGGCAGGGTTGCGTCAAGCATTGAGGATTTTGGTAGCAGCAGGAGCTGTTGAAGTAGGTACACTTCAGAGCAATGGACAGAAATTCAAGTGCAAGGGTACTAGTGAAAGAGAACTAGAAGAGTTTCTTGATGAAGTTACGGCAGCAGGGGGACCAAAATCTTTAGTACAGAATTGGACAACATATTTTTCTGCACACCAAATGGGGAGTTGCAGAATGGGGAAGAGTGAAAAAGTCGGTGCAGTGGATGAGAATGGAGAGAGTTGGGAGGCAGAAGGTCTATTTGTTTGTGATGCTAGTGTTCTGCCAGGTGCTGTTGGTGTCAATCCAATGATCACTATCCAGTCAACAGCATATTGCCTCTCGAATAAGATAGCAGAGATTTTGAAAGAACGAAAGTTCTCAGATTGA